One Acropora palmata chromosome 2, jaAcrPala1.3, whole genome shotgun sequence genomic window carries:
- the LOC141874690 gene encoding adipose-secreted signaling protein-like, with the protein MAEEFHHSGIDEEEDFVDGSGHHVHFPEDMSANTEIQMQMKGTSIVNAHLGFLQYKHKYEIQLKLPVSPTSNSLTPVINTPFIAVGSVKGLEDGKGHEVMLELDAHKEGLLRDKFLLRNEEGEEFVIVLHARVLGLRKGTPMLKEGICCIHFEKEEEEDHSDWQGFE; encoded by the exons ATGGCCGAAGAATTTCATCATAGTGGAATTGACGAGGAGGAAGATTTCGTGGATG gGTCAGGACATCATGTGCACTTCCCAGAGGACATGTCTGCAAACACTGAAATTCAGATGCAGATGAAAGGAACATCAATAGTGAATGCTCATCTGGGATTTCTACAGTACAAGCATAAATACGAAATACAACTGAAACTTCCAGTCTCTCCGACTTCAAACTCATTAACACCTGTAATCAACACCCCGTTTATAGCTGTAGGATCTGTCAAAGGGCTAG AGGATGGTAAAGGACATGAAGTCATGTTGGAACTTGATGCACATAAGGAAGGTCTTCTTAGGGACAAATTTTTATTGAGAAACGAGGAAGGAGAGGAATTTGTGATTGTACTTCATGCCCGGGTTCTTGGACTGCGAAAGGGAACACCAATGCTGAAGGAAGGAATatgttgcattcattttgagaaagaagaagaagaggaccACAGTGATTGGCAAGGATTTGAGTGA